A genomic region of Polynucleobacter necessarius contains the following coding sequences:
- the soxA gene encoding sulfur oxidation c-type cytochrome SoxA yields the protein MQRKFTLGLATGFLATLLMVSSSVSAQNSATDDIAKYREMIADGSPSELYEAAGEDLWKKPAGPKNATLEKCDLGLGPGVVKGAAAQLPRYFKDTNKVQDLESRLMTCMQKLQGRDPQEMVDAPFQKGPKKDMEAIVAYVATLSKGEKIKVSTAHPKEKEMYELGKRAFFFQGGPMDFSCASCHGEDGKRIRLQDLPNITTQKGAAMGWGYWPAYRVSSGQFWTMQQRLNDCYRQQRSPFPIYASDLTVAISMHMAKNANGGTVETPGLKR from the coding sequence ATGCAGCGTAAATTTACTTTAGGGCTAGCCACGGGATTTTTGGCTACCTTATTAATGGTGTCGTCGTCAGTCTCAGCACAAAATAGTGCAACAGACGATATTGCAAAATATCGCGAGATGATTGCTGATGGCAGCCCTTCTGAGCTTTATGAGGCGGCTGGTGAAGATTTATGGAAAAAGCCTGCTGGCCCAAAGAACGCCACTTTGGAAAAGTGTGATTTAGGTTTAGGGCCTGGAGTGGTGAAGGGCGCGGCAGCTCAGTTGCCACGCTATTTCAAGGACACTAATAAAGTTCAAGATCTTGAGTCCCGTTTAATGACTTGTATGCAGAAGCTACAAGGGCGTGATCCGCAAGAGATGGTGGATGCGCCGTTTCAAAAGGGCCCCAAGAAAGATATGGAGGCTATTGTTGCTTACGTAGCCACCTTATCTAAAGGCGAAAAGATTAAAGTTAGCACAGCACATCCAAAAGAAAAAGAAATGTATGAGCTTGGTAAGCGCGCATTCTTCTTCCAAGGTGGTCCAATGGATTTCTCGTGCGCCTCTTGTCACGGTGAAGATGGTAAGCGTATTCGCTTGCAAGATTTGCCAAACATCACAACCCAAAAGGGTGCCGCAATGGGGTGGGGTTATTGGCCTGCGTATCGCGTATCAAGTGGGCAGTTCTGGACGATGCAGCAACGTTTGAATGATTGCTACCGTCAGCAACGTTCCCCATTCCCGATTTATGCCTCTGATTTAACTGTGGCTATATCTATGCATATGGCCAAGAACGCTAATGGCGGGACAGTTGAAACCCCTGGTTTGAAGCGTTAA
- a CDS encoding prenyltransferase, which produces MITLITSMVAMKIIAIEFHHLLAAAALYKTIKPIEIYQLGFALIILSVFIGLYICSQTTWLLIPLGFIGVTAAWTYSAPPLQLMSRGVLGELSIAIAWSLVVIGFAFMQTTNNAYQTIPIGLAYGLMASNILLINQIPDIEADRLAQKLTLAAKSSPHELRAWYTGILIAAYTLQIIGIYFYGIPIQTLITLSVLPVFIFCANQISRAMVRKDAIKKLILNNLVAIHLYSLLLLIGLLWR; this is translated from the coding sequence ATGATTACTTTGATCACCTCAATGGTAGCGATGAAAATAATCGCAATCGAATTTCACCATTTACTGGCGGCAGCCGCTTTATACAAAACCATAAAGCCAATCGAAATATATCAGCTTGGTTTTGCGCTAATCATACTTAGCGTCTTCATTGGCTTATATATTTGCTCGCAAACTACATGGCTCTTAATACCGCTGGGGTTCATTGGAGTAACCGCCGCATGGACATACTCCGCACCACCACTGCAGCTGATGTCTAGGGGGGTTCTCGGAGAGTTATCTATAGCTATTGCATGGTCGCTTGTGGTTATCGGATTCGCCTTTATGCAAACAACCAATAATGCTTACCAGACAATCCCGATTGGACTTGCATATGGATTAATGGCTTCCAATATCCTGCTAATAAATCAGATCCCAGATATTGAGGCAGATCGGCTTGCACAAAAGTTAACTCTTGCTGCCAAGAGTAGCCCTCATGAATTGCGTGCCTGGTATACGGGCATATTAATTGCAGCTTATACCCTTCAAATAATTGGAATTTATTTTTATGGGATTCCAATTCAAACGTTGATTACCTTATCTGTACTTCCAGTATTTATATTTTGCGCCAATCAAATATCAAGAGCAATGGTTCGAAAAGATGCAATTAAGAAACTTATTTTGAATAATTTAGTGGCAATACATCTGTATTCCCTTCTATTACTCATAGGACTACTGTGGCGGTAA
- the soxZ gene encoding thiosulfate oxidation carrier complex protein SoxZ, with protein sequence MADPMRVRAAENGGIVDVKILMKHDMEFGQRKDAAGKTIPAWFISTINVKANGKDVLNGQFGPAVSKDPFLNFKYKGAKGAKIVVSWVDSKGDKRTDEATAS encoded by the coding sequence ATGGCTGATCCAATGCGCGTTAGAGCTGCTGAGAACGGTGGAATTGTGGACGTAAAGATTTTGATGAAACACGACATGGAGTTTGGTCAGCGTAAAGATGCTGCCGGTAAAACGATTCCTGCATGGTTCATCAGCACTATCAACGTCAAAGCAAATGGTAAAGATGTACTGAATGGTCAGTTTGGTCCAGCAGTTTCTAAGGATCCATTTTTGAACTTCAAATACAAAGGCGCCAAAGGCGCCAAGATTGTTGTGAGCTGGGTGGATAGCAAAGGCGACAAGCGTACCGACGAAGCAACTGCCTCTTAA
- a CDS encoding rhodanese-like domain-containing protein: MKKIKLLLAFALTGLVSLVQAITLPGPVVSADWLSNNLSDVQIIEVRTDLASYLRNPEFDTDKKTGKKFLVEVGGHIANSTLLDFKKVRVERLVDGKKIKFLIPEKADFEKLVQSLGVNSDKPIVLVPIGQDMSDIDEALRTYWSFKVYGGDQVAVLDGSVRGVNM, encoded by the coding sequence ATGAAAAAAATTAAATTGCTTTTAGCATTTGCCCTAACCGGCTTGGTGAGCCTAGTTCAGGCAATTACTTTGCCTGGTCCAGTAGTCAGTGCCGATTGGTTGTCCAATAATCTATCTGATGTTCAGATAATTGAAGTAAGAACGGATTTAGCAAGCTACCTCAGAAACCCTGAATTTGATACCGACAAAAAGACTGGTAAGAAATTCCTAGTAGAAGTAGGTGGCCATATTGCTAATTCAACACTCCTAGATTTTAAGAAAGTTCGTGTTGAGCGCTTAGTAGATGGTAAGAAGATTAAGTTTCTAATTCCTGAAAAAGCAGATTTTGAGAAGCTGGTTCAATCTTTAGGTGTCAACTCTGATAAGCCGATTGTGCTCGTGCCTATTGGCCAGGATATGTCCGATATCGACGAGGCTTTAAGAACCTATTGGTCATTCAAGGTGTATGGCGGAGATCAAGTGGCTGTGCTGGATGGCTCGGTGAGGGGCGTGAATATGTAA
- a CDS encoding DsrE family protein: protein MKKLLSIITAAVLTFGFCSIASAQSTGNTKVVYHIDDAETQGLKGLRNIRNHLDVSPQTTIIVVTHANGVDLLMEGGKDKKNNVEYAPLVGALKSRGVKFEVCEITLKNRNLKKDQFTLDADFTPSGVVRVADLQYKDGFAYIKP, encoded by the coding sequence ATGAAAAAACTACTTTCTATCATTACCGCGGCAGTGCTTACTTTTGGATTTTGCTCTATAGCCTCCGCCCAATCCACTGGAAATACCAAAGTGGTTTATCACATTGATGACGCTGAAACTCAAGGCTTAAAGGGTCTGCGAAATATCCGTAATCATCTGGATGTATCTCCGCAAACCACCATCATTGTTGTGACCCATGCCAATGGAGTGGATTTACTGATGGAGGGCGGCAAAGACAAAAAGAACAACGTGGAATATGCACCATTAGTTGGCGCCCTCAAATCTCGCGGTGTGAAGTTTGAAGTTTGTGAGATCACATTAAAGAATCGCAATTTGAAAAAAGATCAGTTCACGTTGGATGCGGATTTCACGCCATCAGGTGTGGTGCGCGTGGCTGATTTGCAATACAAAGATGGCTTTGCCTACATCAAGCCTTAA
- a CDS encoding ArsR/SmtB family transcription factor, producing MKSKVQKATKNFTPKQMERVFSQVAAYFNVLSEPARLRIMYAVCSGEKSVSEVVEMCGTSQANVSRHLLALHKAGILMRRKEGVTVYYSIADNATVEMCQTVCAKIAEGIH from the coding sequence GTGAAATCTAAGGTTCAAAAAGCTACGAAAAACTTTACTCCAAAACAGATGGAGAGGGTCTTTTCTCAAGTGGCGGCCTATTTCAATGTCCTTTCTGAGCCTGCACGCTTACGCATTATGTATGCGGTCTGTAGCGGTGAAAAATCTGTTTCTGAAGTTGTTGAGATGTGTGGCACGAGTCAGGCAAACGTCTCACGACATTTATTAGCTCTTCATAAAGCCGGAATTTTAATGAGGCGAAAAGAGGGTGTAACGGTTTATTACTCGATTGCGGATAACGCGACCGTAGAGATGTGTCAGACAGTCTGCGCAAAGATTGCTGAAGGCATTCACTAA
- the soxY gene encoding thiosulfate oxidation carrier protein SoxY: MNQQRRSLLKYSAVFGLMASAGLISVAQAQEWNKAAFEGKSLDDVFKILGAGSPDKSGAVTLNAPDIAENGAVVPVGIVTTLKAEQMAILVEKNPSALAAQFFIPSGTEPFVTTRIKMGQTSNVYALVKADGKWSMAVKEVKVTLGGCGG, translated from the coding sequence ATGAATCAGCAGCGACGCAGTTTATTGAAATATTCAGCTGTTTTCGGCTTGATGGCTTCTGCAGGTCTTATTAGCGTAGCCCAAGCTCAAGAGTGGAATAAAGCCGCTTTTGAAGGCAAGAGCCTTGATGACGTATTCAAAATCCTTGGCGCAGGTAGCCCTGACAAGTCTGGTGCAGTAACTTTGAATGCCCCTGATATTGCGGAAAATGGTGCGGTAGTTCCAGTTGGAATTGTCACAACACTGAAAGCAGAGCAAATGGCTATCTTGGTTGAGAAAAACCCAAGTGCATTGGCTGCGCAATTCTTCATTCCTTCTGGTACAGAGCCATTTGTTACTACTCGTATCAAGATGGGTCAAACCTCCAACGTATACGCCTTGGTTAAAGCCGACGGCAAATGGAGTATGGCTGTTAAGGAAGTGAAAGTTACTTTAGGTGGTTGCGGCGGTTAA
- a CDS encoding MBL fold metallo-hydrolase: MALIVSHYHADHVYGLQEFKRIGAKIYAQGEGRSYLSSETSKQRLIASRVDFAPWVNADTRLIAADVWIDQKIKLTIGGIDFFISRVGPAHVPEDLMVYVPSEKVLFAGDLVFRGRIPFVGNADSKGWLIALDEIEKLNPSIVIPGHGNYSVKPAEDIAFTRDYLKYLRESMSKAAINMDPFEDAYKQADWSEYDGMPLFRAANRMNAYNVYLSIQAE; the protein is encoded by the coding sequence GTGGCCCTGATCGTCAGTCACTATCATGCTGACCATGTTTATGGTTTACAAGAATTTAAAAGGATTGGCGCTAAGATTTATGCGCAGGGTGAGGGCAGAAGCTATCTCTCATCTGAAACTTCGAAGCAACGTTTGATTGCTTCCAGAGTTGATTTTGCGCCCTGGGTTAATGCAGATACTCGGTTGATTGCTGCTGATGTGTGGATCGACCAAAAAATTAAGTTAACGATTGGCGGAATAGATTTTTTCATTAGTAGAGTGGGGCCTGCTCACGTCCCCGAGGATCTAATGGTCTATGTACCCTCTGAAAAGGTGCTTTTTGCTGGCGACTTAGTCTTCAGGGGACGCATTCCATTCGTTGGGAATGCGGATAGCAAGGGGTGGTTAATTGCGCTTGATGAAATTGAAAAACTGAATCCCAGTATTGTGATTCCGGGTCATGGGAACTATTCGGTTAAGCCCGCTGAGGACATCGCCTTCACAAGGGATTATCTGAAATATTTGCGTGAATCGATGTCCAAGGCTGCCATCAATATGGATCCTTTCGAGGATGCTTATAAGCAGGCCGATTGGTCAGAATACGACGGCATGCCTTTATTTAGGGCAGCTAACCGCATGAATGCCTATAACGTCTACCTGTCCATCCAAGCTGAGTAA
- a CDS encoding ABC transporter ATP-binding protein, whose translation MLKLKISQTAPNPLQINLECAAGQLHALVGPSGSGKTNTLRAIAGLSLAKVGKIECDGKVWLEANEISGAYTDLPPAERSCGFLFQQYALFPHLSAIENVAIPLHNSAITAAERKKNAQELLDRMGIPELANRMPHQLSGGQQQRVALARALAKNPKILLLDEPFSAIDAPTRQSLYKTLAELRKDLNIPILLVTHDLREASLLADQITVIDAGISLQTAPPQVLFQKPRNSRVAELVGISNLFHGIFNEGNLTWDGCDKTFTVADKGKIPPNAQVAWVIPQDGLSIHSAPTATSIPASAAEISVLGQIAVIQLQIQNSVHKIEWVASASEVKRLNMEVGSQMHIELDGNQIHIMPLHPINDPRRFVGH comes from the coding sequence ATGCTTAAGCTAAAAATTAGCCAGACGGCACCCAACCCACTTCAGATCAACCTGGAATGTGCAGCCGGTCAATTACACGCCCTTGTAGGGCCTTCCGGCAGCGGTAAGACCAACACACTCAGAGCAATAGCTGGCCTTAGCCTGGCCAAAGTAGGCAAAATTGAGTGCGATGGCAAAGTTTGGTTGGAAGCCAATGAAATTTCTGGGGCCTATACAGATCTACCTCCAGCGGAGCGCTCATGTGGATTCTTATTCCAGCAATACGCACTCTTTCCGCACCTTTCAGCTATTGAGAACGTAGCAATCCCTCTGCACAACTCCGCCATCACCGCAGCAGAGCGCAAAAAAAACGCTCAAGAGCTGTTAGATCGCATGGGAATTCCCGAGCTTGCAAATCGCATGCCGCACCAACTTTCTGGCGGCCAACAGCAACGTGTTGCGCTTGCACGTGCATTAGCAAAAAATCCGAAAATCTTATTACTGGATGAGCCTTTTTCAGCCATTGATGCACCAACACGTCAAAGTCTTTATAAAACTCTTGCCGAATTACGCAAAGACTTGAATATTCCAATCCTGCTTGTTACTCACGACTTGAGAGAAGCAAGCTTGCTTGCCGATCAGATTACCGTTATTGATGCCGGCATTAGCTTGCAAACTGCTCCGCCGCAGGTGTTGTTTCAAAAACCTAGAAACTCACGTGTAGCCGAGTTGGTTGGCATCAGCAATTTATTTCATGGCATATTTAATGAAGGCAATCTCACTTGGGATGGCTGCGATAAAACCTTTACCGTGGCCGATAAGGGCAAAATCCCTCCAAATGCGCAAGTGGCATGGGTAATTCCACAAGATGGCTTAAGTATCCATAGCGCGCCAACAGCGACCAGTATTCCCGCCAGTGCCGCAGAGATTAGTGTCTTAGGTCAAATTGCGGTGATCCAACTACAAATTCAAAATAGCGTGCATAAAATTGAATGGGTTGCATCTGCATCTGAAGTTAAAAGACTAAATATGGAAGTTGGCAGTCAAATGCATATTGAATTAGATGGCAATCAAATTCACATCATGCCGTTACACCCAATCAACGACCCTAGGCGATTTGTTGGCCACTAA
- a CDS encoding sulfurtransferase, producing the protein MVIQGVWRRSSGCAGWLGEGREYVTTNAQKATGNWSAKAYRKELIASSDDVAAASKAGKPQLLDARQPAQYLGLAKRPDVLTFGHIAGSKELAPELLAKPSNGALYFWQKNTYDALMAANGLSVKWPTIAYCNTGHLAAGGWFVMSELVGNKSTKLYDGSLYLWTLEGRPLVGVPLN; encoded by the coding sequence TTGGTCATTCAAGGTGTATGGCGGAGATCAAGTGGCTGTGCTGGATGGCTCGGTGAGGGGCGTGAATATGTAACTACCAATGCTCAAAAAGCGACTGGCAATTGGTCTGCAAAAGCATATCGCAAAGAATTAATCGCCAGTTCAGATGATGTAGCTGCTGCGTCCAAAGCAGGTAAGCCACAATTATTGGATGCGCGTCAGCCTGCCCAATACTTAGGTCTTGCAAAACGTCCAGATGTGCTGACTTTTGGCCATATTGCGGGCTCAAAAGAGTTGGCGCCTGAATTGTTAGCAAAGCCAAGCAATGGCGCATTGTATTTCTGGCAGAAAAATACTTATGACGCATTAATGGCAGCCAATGGTTTAAGTGTGAAATGGCCAACAATTGCTTATTGCAATACCGGGCACTTAGCAGCTGGCGGTTGGTTTGTAATGTCGGAGCTAGTGGGAAATAAATCCACCAAGTTATACGATGGTTCTTTGTATCTTTGGACGCTTGAAGGTCGTCCATTGGTCGGTGTTCCGCTGAACTAA
- the soxX gene encoding sulfur oxidation c-type cytochrome SoxX translates to MNMKNIKSLLAIATFAVTVVAIQGTALAQQANDPKFNKMMKDGFRAEGIAGLDRIQQDETQKFCSDPVFANSKQGEKMREKIQKINMDSIKQPSDGKYIGDWKNGEKIAQSGRGATWTDKADTVIGGGCYNCHQIDPKEISYGNIGPSLTGYGKLRGYSQEVVTYTWNRINNSKAYNACSNMPRFAHFKLLSEQQIQDVMALLLDPASPVNK, encoded by the coding sequence ATGAACATGAAAAACATTAAATCCCTCTTAGCCATTGCCACGTTTGCCGTTACTGTAGTTGCCATTCAAGGCACTGCATTGGCCCAGCAGGCAAATGATCCTAAATTCAACAAAATGATGAAGGATGGCTTTAGAGCTGAAGGCATCGCCGGTTTAGACCGCATTCAGCAGGATGAAACCCAAAAGTTTTGTTCTGACCCAGTGTTTGCTAACAGCAAGCAAGGTGAGAAGATGCGCGAAAAGATTCAGAAAATCAATATGGATTCCATCAAACAACCATCTGACGGAAAATATATTGGGGACTGGAAGAATGGCGAGAAAATCGCTCAAAGTGGTCGTGGGGCTACTTGGACCGACAAGGCTGATACCGTTATTGGTGGTGGCTGCTATAACTGTCACCAGATCGATCCCAAGGAAATTTCCTATGGAAATATTGGCCCATCTTTAACTGGTTATGGAAAGTTGCGCGGCTACTCACAAGAAGTGGTTACCTATACCTGGAATCGCATCAATAATTCCAAGGCTTATAACGCTTGTAGTAATATGCCTAGGTTTGCACACTTCAAACTCTTAAGTGAGCAACAGATTCAGGATGTCATGGCATTGCTGCTTGATCCTGCTTCGCCAGTCAATAAATAA
- the soxB gene encoding thiosulfohydrolase SoxB, translating into MSLSRRDFLRALAIASAGGMSLQSNFVNAQTTAQKFYDLPKFGNVHFLHFTDCHAQLLPIYFREPNVNLGIGAQEGKTPHLVGEYFLKANGIAPGTRDAHAFTYLDYVAAAQNYGKMGGFAHMASLVKQMKASRPGALLLDGGDTWQGSGTALWTNGQDMVDAALALGVDVMTPHWEMTLGEKRVMEIVNGDFKGKVSFIAQNIKTADFGDMVFNPYVMKVQNGIQVAIIGQAFPYTPIANPRYFTPDWTFGIQEENMQKTIDEVRSKGAKVVVLLSHNGMGVDLKMASRVRGLDAILGGHTHDGVPIPVKVKNAGGVTLVTNAGSNSKFLGVLDFDVKGGKPVDFRYKLLPIFSNMIPADPTMSKLITKVRAPYEAKLNEKLATTEGLLYRRGNFNGSFDQLILDGLMAQKNAEIAFSPGFRWGTSLLPGQAITRENLLDQTAITYPYTTVTNMSGETIKTILEDVADNLFNPDPYYQQGGDMVRVGGMQYTIDPAQTAGKRITDMRLNGKPIEASKTYKVAGWAPVSEDAKNAGGELIWDVMDRHLRDVKVVKAVKLNEPIIKGVANNPGMAPI; encoded by the coding sequence ATGTCTTTAAGTCGTCGCGATTTTTTGCGGGCCTTGGCTATTGCATCTGCAGGTGGAATGAGCTTGCAGTCCAATTTTGTAAATGCCCAAACTACTGCGCAAAAATTTTATGACTTACCTAAATTTGGCAATGTGCACTTTCTACATTTCACAGATTGCCATGCGCAATTGCTACCGATTTACTTTCGCGAGCCCAACGTAAACCTCGGTATTGGTGCGCAAGAAGGTAAGACTCCGCATCTCGTTGGCGAATATTTCTTAAAAGCCAATGGTATTGCTCCGGGCACTCGTGATGCGCATGCGTTTACCTATTTAGATTATGTAGCTGCAGCCCAAAACTACGGCAAGATGGGTGGTTTCGCTCACATGGCTTCATTAGTCAAGCAGATGAAGGCAAGTCGTCCTGGTGCTCTATTGCTCGATGGCGGCGATACCTGGCAAGGCTCCGGCACTGCGCTCTGGACCAATGGTCAGGATATGGTTGATGCCGCACTTGCCTTGGGTGTGGATGTCATGACACCGCATTGGGAAATGACTTTGGGTGAGAAGCGCGTGATGGAAATCGTGAACGGCGACTTTAAAGGTAAAGTTTCCTTCATTGCACAAAATATCAAGACAGCTGACTTCGGCGATATGGTGTTTAACCCATATGTCATGAAAGTTCAGAATGGCATTCAGGTTGCCATTATTGGACAGGCCTTCCCATATACGCCGATTGCTAACCCACGCTATTTCACTCCTGATTGGACCTTTGGTATTCAAGAAGAGAATATGCAAAAGACTATTGATGAGGTTAGATCAAAGGGTGCAAAGGTAGTGGTGCTTCTGTCGCACAATGGCATGGGTGTAGACTTAAAGATGGCATCCCGCGTGCGTGGATTAGATGCGATCTTGGGCGGACACACTCACGATGGTGTTCCTATTCCAGTGAAGGTTAAGAATGCAGGTGGAGTTACTTTGGTAACTAACGCTGGATCGAATAGTAAGTTTTTAGGTGTACTGGACTTTGATGTGAAGGGCGGCAAACCTGTTGATTTCCGTTATAAGTTACTGCCAATCTTCTCCAATATGATTCCAGCTGACCCAACTATGAGCAAGCTCATTACCAAGGTTAGGGCGCCGTATGAAGCTAAGCTGAATGAGAAGTTAGCAACCACTGAAGGCCTCTTATATCGTCGAGGCAACTTTAATGGCAGTTTCGATCAATTAATTTTGGATGGATTAATGGCGCAGAAGAATGCAGAGATTGCTTTCTCACCAGGCTTCCGTTGGGGAACAAGCTTATTACCTGGTCAAGCAATTACTCGTGAGAACCTGTTGGATCAAACCGCGATCACCTATCCATACACAACCGTTACTAATATGAGTGGCGAAACCATTAAAACCATTCTTGAGGATGTGGCTGATAACTTGTTTAATCCGGATCCGTATTACCAACAGGGCGGAGACATGGTGCGCGTTGGGGGTATGCAATATACGATTGATCCAGCACAAACTGCCGGTAAACGTATTACAGACATGCGACTGAATGGTAAGCCTATTGAGGCTAGCAAGACCTATAAGGTTGCAGGTTGGGCCCCAGTAAGCGAAGACGCAAAGAATGCTGGCGGAGAGCTAATCTGGGATGTGATGGATCGCCACTTGCGAGACGTTAAAGTTGTCAAAGCGGTTAAGCTCAATGAGCCAATCATTAAAGGTGTTGCCAATAACCCTGGCATGGCCCCAATTTAA
- a CDS encoding molybdate ABC transporter permease subunit produces MDMEAILSLKLALWTLVLIIPFGVWVAHSLLQLDKSKPWIEAALALPLVLPPTVLGYYLLAGLGGKSLFSFPLVFSFTGILIASLIVNLPFAIQPIQRAFEAINPDIREAAQVSGLSKWQIFHLIELPLAWRGITYY; encoded by the coding sequence ATGGATATGGAAGCAATTCTTTCGCTAAAGCTTGCGCTGTGGACCCTGGTCCTCATCATCCCATTTGGGGTCTGGGTGGCACACTCCTTGCTTCAGCTCGATAAAAGCAAGCCCTGGATCGAGGCTGCTTTAGCCCTTCCCTTAGTTCTACCCCCAACTGTTCTGGGCTACTACCTGTTGGCAGGTCTTGGCGGCAAAAGCCTATTTAGCTTTCCTTTAGTGTTTTCGTTTACGGGAATCCTGATTGCCTCTCTTATTGTGAACCTCCCCTTTGCCATTCAACCGATTCAACGCGCCTTTGAAGCTATAAATCCAGATATCAGAGAGGCGGCTCAGGTCAGCGGCCTATCAAAATGGCAAATTTTTCATTTAATTGAGCTTCCATTAGCCTGGAGAGGTATTACGTATTACTAG
- a CDS encoding DUF2892 domain-containing protein: MKCNVGGVDRMLRMVVGLVLIGLAVTGTVGAWGWIGVVPLATGLFRFCPAYPLLGINTCGTDSSCGGGGCCK; encoded by the coding sequence ATGAAATGCAATGTCGGTGGTGTTGATCGTATGTTACGTATGGTGGTTGGCTTAGTGTTAATTGGTCTAGCCGTAACCGGAACTGTTGGTGCATGGGGTTGGATTGGTGTTGTACCTCTCGCAACGGGTCTATTTAGATTTTGCCCAGCGTACCCACTCCTAGGAATTAATACTTGTGGCACTGATTCTTCATGTGGCGGCGGCGGTTGCTGTAAATAA
- a CDS encoding c-type cytochrome: MFKSVNFIARLSLLSLAVFSTQISIAQSTQGSSKLPGIGRNATPAEVIAWDIDVRPDFKGLPKGSGSVQQGQAIWESKCASCHGVFGESNEIFTPIAGGTTTDNIKTGRVASLADRKQPQRTTLMKVPTVSTLWDYIYRAVPWNAPRSLTPDDTYAVVAFILSLGEIVPDDFVLSNANIAEVQKKMPNRNGMTRNHGFWSVNGKPDVNGSSCMTNCVKFVQIGSTLPDFARNAHGNIAEQNRLYGPYRGSDSTKPPIAKLSGSSGEGLAHASDTHAASTKGPAALFKNENCSACHAPNAKLVGPSIADIAAKYQGQSGAQEKLMAKVKNGGSWVWGAIPMPPQSQLSDEDRATLVRWVLTGQ, translated from the coding sequence ATGTTCAAGTCGGTTAACTTTATTGCTCGTTTGAGCTTGCTGAGTCTCGCAGTCTTTTCGACTCAGATTTCTATTGCACAAAGCACGCAGGGCTCCTCTAAGCTTCCTGGGATTGGCCGTAACGCAACTCCTGCAGAGGTGATTGCATGGGATATTGATGTCCGTCCGGACTTTAAAGGTCTACCAAAGGGATCTGGCTCTGTTCAGCAGGGTCAAGCAATTTGGGAATCTAAGTGCGCTAGCTGCCACGGTGTCTTTGGCGAGTCGAATGAGATCTTTACCCCGATCGCTGGCGGTACAACTACTGATAATATTAAGACCGGAAGAGTTGCTTCTTTAGCTGATCGTAAGCAGCCACAGCGGACTACTTTAATGAAGGTGCCTACAGTTTCTACATTGTGGGATTACATTTATCGTGCCGTGCCATGGAATGCGCCTAGATCATTAACGCCGGATGATACCTATGCCGTAGTTGCGTTCATATTAAGTTTGGGTGAAATTGTTCCGGATGATTTTGTGCTAAGTAACGCCAATATTGCTGAAGTGCAGAAGAAGATGCCCAATCGCAATGGCATGACGCGCAATCATGGATTCTGGAGTGTTAATGGAAAGCCTGATGTGAACGGTTCATCTTGTATGACTAATTGCGTTAAGTTTGTGCAAATCGGCTCGACCCTTCCAGATTTCGCAAGGAATGCCCATGGCAATATTGCAGAGCAAAATCGCTTGTATGGACCATATCGCGGTTCAGACTCAACTAAGCCGCCAATTGCTAAGTTATCAGGATCATCGGGTGAAGGTCTGGCCCATGCGTCCGATACTCATGCTGCCTCTACCAAGGGTCCTGCAGCATTGTTTAAAAACGAAAACTGTTCTGCTTGCCATGCACCAAACGCCAAATTAGTTGGCCCATCCATTGCCGATATTGCTGCGAAATACCAGGGACAGAGTGGGGCCCAAGAAAAGCTCATGGCTAAGGTCAAAAATGGGGGTTCATGGGTTTGGGGGGCTATTCCAATGCCGCCGCAGTCTCAGTTATCGGATGAGGATAGGGCAACACTTGTCCGCTGGGTTCTCACCGGACAATAG